ATAGGCACCCAAGCGAGTAAGGGAAGAACATAACCATCCCAGCAGGCAAACGACACCACTTACCGAGCACCCAGAGCATGCTGGCCAGCGATCCAGTGCGGCCCACACCAGATCTCCTTTAACCCTCTTAAAACTCCTGTGAGGGGAACTACTATTCTTACTCTCATTTTGTAGATAAGAAAACAGAAGCACAGAGAGGTGAATAATTCACTTGAGATCACACAGCTAGAGAAGGGTTGGGCTTGAAAAATGACACACCACTCAATAAACTGTGGTTTGTGCTTGTTCTTAAATGCCAGTGCTCGCTGGTTTAAGTAGGAAAGGTAATTATTAGAGTGACATGGTATCAGCCCagggtggtggcacctgcctgcaACCCCAGGACTCAgcatgtagaggcaggaggattgcaaattcacAGTGTTGACCTAGATCACAGGATGAGtttctgtcttagaaaacaaagcaagaagaaaaaaaaaaaaatacagccttGTATCGCCTCTTTGAGTTTGTATGTGAGCTATATGTCTGTGTTCATGAGTGTGGATGGGCGCGCCagcatatgtgaatatatgttggaggccagaaggtgacAATATGAGTCCTCCTCACttgctctccaccttagtttttgagatgggctcttttggtgaacctggagcttgctaattttagctaggctagctagccagcaagctcccaggacTCCCTTTCTCCATTCCAACCTCCACCCCAATGTGCTGCCATGTCTGCTTTTtaaatgggtgctggggatgcaaaTGCAAATTCTCACACTTCCATAGCAAGCACTTCACCCAAGGAGCCATTCCCCAGCCATAGAGGGATTTTTATTTATGATGATCTCACCTGGATTTACCATTAACTTCaacgtgctcacacacacacacacacacacacacacacacacacacacacacgcacacatacgtACACCGTATTCCCTTCTACTGAGAGCCAGGCTGGAGAGGGACTCTGAATACAGGAAGGATGAGAAAGGACTCCTTTGGCCTCACCATCCTTTCTAACTGTTGCCAATACTAGGTGCCTGGTCTTGAACAGCCATGACGATGGAGGTGCTCCCCAAGGCCCTGGAGGTAGACGAGAAGTCTCCAGAGTCCAAGGACCTGCTGCCCAGCCAGACAGCTAGCTCTCTGTGCATCAGCTCCAGAAGTGAATCCGTCTGGACCACCACCCCCAGGAGCAACTGGGAAATCTACCGCAAGCCCATCATCATCATGTCAGTGGGAGCTGCCATTCTGCTCTTTGGTGTGGCCATCACCTGTGTGGCCTACATCTTGGATGAGAAGAATAAGGTTGTGCCTGTCCTCAAGATGATAGGCCCTGCTTTCCTGTCCTTGGGACTCATGATGCTGGTGTGTGGGCTGGTGTGGGTGCCCATCATCaaaaagaagcagaagcaaagGCAGA
Above is a window of Onychomys torridus chromosome 8, mOncTor1.1, whole genome shotgun sequence DNA encoding:
- the Pirt gene encoding phosphoinositide-interacting protein translates to MTMEVLPKALEVDEKSPESKDLLPSQTASSLCISSRSESVWTTTPRSNWEIYRKPIIIMSVGAAILLFGVAITCVAYILDEKNKVVPVLKMIGPAFLSLGLMMLVCGLVWVPIIKKKQKQRQKSSFFQSLKFFLLNR